The following proteins come from a genomic window of Platichthys flesus chromosome 1, fPlaFle2.1, whole genome shotgun sequence:
- the kcna4 gene encoding potassium voltage-gated channel subfamily A member 1, with protein sequence MEFAMVGADGGCNSHLPYGYAQARARERERDREREAAGSRAEDGSGEEGGGGGGVTESASTSSTSSTSTTSSSSSSTSSGAHLLNNRQHQSRAASSSASANISGTASRSSSASSSSSSSSSLQPPQHQQEPEQTHRVLRERKKQRGVGRWRRSRTTLGGDLRHSELALLGSEEDIMIEEEEEAEGAEEEEEEEKEERDKGSKRSSFLCNMDDEEETVSITDRRPQSGYGNVYSEFGCCERVVINVSGLKFETQLQTLTKFPDTLLGDPDKRIRYFDPLRNEYFFDRNRPSFDAILYYYQSGGRLKRPVNVPFDIFSEEVKFYELGEEAILKFREDEGFVKEEEKPLPEDEFKRQIWLLFEYPESSTAARGIAVVSVLVIVISIVIFCLETLPEFRDEKEYLQPRVNSTEPDHGFTPFNDPFFIVETVCIIWFSFEIIVRFFACPSKPVFFKNIMNTIDIVSILPYFITLGTDLAQHQDTGQQAMSFAILRIIRLVRVFRIFKLSRHSKGLQILGHTLRASMRELALLIFFLVIGVILFSSAVYFAEVDEPMSQFTSIPDAFWWAVVTMTTVGYGDMKPITVGGKIVGSLCAIAGVLTIALPVPVIVSNFNYFYHRETDNEDPSAAVVETLPPVCPYFTDFLRKFKGSPSGSSLGDKAEYMEMEEGVTESLCGLDKSPSKGNGTDISRKNSTNSKSIQTDV encoded by the coding sequence cggcggcggcgtaACGGAGTCCGCATccacctcctctacctcctccacctccaccacctcgtcctcatcctcatccacctcctccgGCGCTCATCTCCTTAACAACCGCCAGCATCAGTCTcgcgccgcctcctcctccgcgAGCGCCAACATCAGCGGCACCGCCTCGcgctcctcctccgcctcctcctcctcctcctcctcctcctccttgcagCCGCCACAACACCAGCAGGAGCCGGAGCAGACGCACCGAGTTCTCAGAGAGCGCAAGAAGCAGCGCGGCGTCGGCCGGTGGAGACGCAGCCGGACGACTCTCGGCGGGGACCTGCGCCACTCGGAGCTGGCCCTGCTCGGATCCGAGGAGGACATCATgatcgaggaggaggaggaggccgagggcgcggaggaagaggaggaggaggagaaggaggagagggacaagGGGAGCAAGAGGTCGAGCTTTCTGTGCAACatggatgatgaggaggagacggtGTCGATCACGGACCGGCGACCTCAGTCCGGGTACGGGAACGTGTACAGCGAGTTCGGCTGCTGCGAGCGGGTGGTCATCAACGTGTCCGGGCTGAAGTTCGAAACTCAGCTCCAGACTCTCACCAAGTTCCCGGACACGCTCCTGGGAGACCCCGACAAGCGGATCAGGTACTTCGACCCGCTGAGGAACGAGTACTTCTTCGACCGGAACCGACCGAGCTTCGACGCCATTCTCTACTACTACCAGTCGGGGGGACGCTTGAAAAGACCCGTCAACGTCCCGTTCGACATCTTCTCCGAGGAGGTGAAGTTTTACGAACTCGGGGAGGAGGCGATCCTCAAGTTCCGGGAGGATGAGGGCTtcgtgaaggaggaggagaagccgcTGCCGGAGGACGAGTTCAAGCGTCAGATCTGGCTGCTGTTCGAGTACCCGGAGAGCTCGACCGCCGCCCGGGGCATCGCGGTCGTGTCCGTCCTCGTTATTGTCATCTCCATCGTCATCTTCTGCCTGGAGACGCTGCCGGAGTTCAGGGACGAGAAGGAGTATCTGCAGCCGCGGGTCAACTCCACCGAGCCGGACCACGGGTTCACCCCCTTCAACGACCCCTTCTTCATCGTGGAGACGGTGTGCATCATCTGGTTCTCCTTCGAGATCATCGTGCGCTTCTTCGCGTGTCCCAGCAAACCCGTTTTCTTCAAGAACATTATGAACACTATAGACATTGTCTCCATTTTGCCTTACTTCATCACCCTGGGCACGGACCTGGCGCAGCACCAGGACACCGGGCAGCAGGCGATGAGCTTCGCCATCCTGAGAATAATCCGCCTGGTGCGCGTGTTCCGCATCTTCAAGCTGTCCCGACACTCCAAGGGGCTGCAGATCCTGGGCCACACGCTGCGCGCCTCCATGCGGGAGCTGgccctcctcatcttcttcctggTCATCGGCGTCATCCTCTTCTCCAGCGCGGTGTACTTCGCCGAGGTTGACGAGCCCATGTCCCAGTTCACGAGCATCCCCGACGCGTTCTGGTGGGCCGTGGTGACCATGACCACGGTGGGCTACGGCGACATGAAGCCCATCACCGTGGGGGGGAAGATCGTGGGCTCGCTGTGCGCCATCGCCGGCGTGCTGACCATCGCGCTCCCGGTGCCGGTCATCGTGTCCAACTTCAACTACTTCTACCACCGGGAGACGGACAACGAGGACCCGTCGGCGGCGGTGGTGGAGACCCTGCCCCCGGTGTGCCCTTACTTCACGGACTTTCTAAGGAAATTCAAGGGCTCGCCCTCTGGATCCTCGCTGGGCGACAAAGCGGAGTacatggagatggaggagggggtcACGGAGTCGCTCTGCGGCCTGGACAAGAGCCCGAGTAAAGGAAACGGCACAGACATCAGCAGGAAAAACAGCACTAACTCAAAATCCATTCAGACTGACGTGTGA